The DNA region GCGATGCCGGCTACGTCGGCGATGTCGAGGTGGAGATCTTCAACGAGGCCGTGTGGGCCACCGACGGCAGCACCGTGCTGGAGACGATGAAGCAGCGGTACCACGATCTGGTGTGGCCGACGCTGGCGGGCTGAGGAGCCGCACTGCGGTCATGGCCGGACAGCGGACCGCAGTACCCCCGACGGAGTCGGACCGAGCGCATCGGAGATCGCGTCCAAGCCGACCGGTTCAGAAACGATCGAGGCCCACGGGTAGACGTCGCGGGTCCGTGCCAGGAACCGAACCGCGGCGAAGAGGTGGTGTGGTTCGTAGTTGTGCACGCCGGTGATGGTCAGCCAACCGCGGACCACCGCCTCGGGGTCTACTGCCAGTGAGGGGCCCGGCAAGACGGATCCGGCCAGGATCAGCACGCCGCCGACGTCGAGTCGGGCCAGGGCGTTGCCGACCGCCGACGTGGCGCCGGTGTAGTCGATGGCAACGTCGACCGGACCACCGTCGTCGGGGACGCCGCCGAATCGACGTGCCAACTCGAGTCGGTGCGGATCGATGTCGGTGATCGACACCTCGGCGCCGGCATCGGCACAGGCTGCCGCAGCCGTGACGCCGAGTAGACCCGCGCCGCAGATCAGCACGCGGCGACCTACCAGGGTTCCCGCCGGGTCGAGCGTGGCCATCACCGTGGCCGTCGCGCACGCCGCCTGTGCGGCAACGGCATCGGTCAACTCATGGGGCACCTCGGCCACCGCGATGCCCTTCGGCAGCACGATGTGCTCGGCGTATCCCCCCGAGAGGGGCCAGTCACCGTCGAACCCCTCGTGGCCGGTCTTGCGCACGAACAGGCATTTGGCGGTGCGACCGGAACGGCAGCGCGCGCACTGTCCGCATCCGACGGTGACTGACCAGACGATGCGCTGACCCACCCGCGCCGCGGCGCCGGCCCCGACCGCGACGACGTCGCCGACCGCCTCGTGGCCGAGCACCGAGGGACACGGTGCTTTTCGTCGGCCGCTCACGGTGTGCAGATCGCTGCCGCAGACGGTGGCCAGTCGTATCCGGACCAGCAGTTCTCCGTCGAGCAGCTCCGGGATGTCGACCTCCCGGACGTCGATGCCGGCACCGGTCCACACCGCTGCCCGGGTCACACGAGGCGCGACCGAATCCACCCTGACAACCTCTCGATGGCGTAGACCACGACGAAGATCACGAGCACGATCGCTCCGGCGACGTCGAAGTTCAAGGTCCTGATGGACTCGAACAGCAGGTAGCCGATGCCTCCTGCGCCGACGATGCCCAGAATCGTCGAGGTGCGGATGTTGACGTCGAACATGTACAGGCTCGAGCCGACCATGGCGGGCATGGCCTGCGGTATGACCGCGGAGAACAACGTCTTCCACCATCCACCGCCCACCGAGCGCACCGCCTCCATGGGTCCGGAATCGATCTCCTCGACGGAGTCGGCGACCAGTTTGGCGAGGAATCCCACCGAGCCGATCGCGAGCGCACACGTGCCGGCGACCGGCCCGAGTCCGAGCGCGGCTACGAAGATCACGGCCAGGATCAATTCAGGTACCGCGCGTACCGCCAGGATCCATCCGCGCGCCAGCCAGTACAGCGTGCCGTTGGGGGTGACGTTGCGCGCAGCCAGGATGCCGACCGGGATCGACAGCACGATGCCGATCGCGGTGGACACCACGCCGATCGCGACGGTTTGGGCTGCCGCGCTCCACAGCGCAGTGCCCACCGCGTCGAAGTTCGGCGGGACCATCCGGGTGAACACCTCGACCGACGGCCCGACCCACGTCAGCAACGACAGCGGGTTCAGCTGCAACACGATGAACGCGGCCACGGTGAGACCGGCGAGCACGCCGGAGGATATGAAGCGGACCGCACGGTCACGGCGCGGGTTGGACTGCGCGGGAACGAGCAGCGTTCTCCTGACGCCGATGGCGACCAGCTCCATCGCCACGATGAGTGCGAGGATGACGAGGACGATGCCGAGCGCGCGTGGATATATCAGCCCGCGAAGCGCATCCTGCAGCGCGAATCCGATACCGCCGGCGCCGACGAACCCGAGTACGACCGACATTCGGAGATTGATGTCGATGCGGTAGATGAATGTGCCGATCCATGACGGAATGACCTGCGGGATGACCGCATTGATCATCTCGCGGAAGTACCCCACCCCGGTACTGCGCACCGCTTCGCGCGGACCCGCGTCGGTCTGCTCGATGGCGTCGGCGAACAACTTGCCGAGCATTCCGATCGAGTGCAGCGCGAGCGCGAGAATGCCTGGGAGCACGCCGATACCGAGCGCGCGGACGAAGAGCACCGCGAACAACAGATCGGGCATTGCGCGACAGAATGTGATGAACGCCCGCGCGACCGCATACACGGCAGGATGCGGGGTGGTGTTGCGGGCAGCCATGAAAGCCAGTGGCACCGAGGCCACTGCGGCCAGCACCGTGCCCAGTAGCGCCATCAGCAGGGTCTCGACCGCCAGTCCTCCGATCCGGCCGGGGTCGTCCAGGCGCGGCGGGAACATGCGGTCGAGCAGCCGCCCGACCTCGTCGAGACCGTCGATCAGCGTGGTGGGCGCGAAGTCGATGTACCACGCCGACACCAGTGTGGCGATCAAGGCAGCCAGGGTCAGGGCGGGCAGCATGCCCTTGCTGGGGAGCCTGACGCGGCGCCGCCGTTCCTCCGGCTCGACCGGGCGGTCGGCAATCGTGGTGCTCACAACTTGCGGGCAGTCGACGACGACTCCGAGAGTGCTGGATCGACGCGCTGGTAGATCTCCATGACGTCGTCGCGCGTCATTCCCACCGCCGGCCGGTCGAGCACCTTCTGGCCGCCGCGGAGGCCGACCAGGCGGTGCGCCCACCCCAGTGCGAGGTCGACCTGGTGCAGCGTGCACACCACCGTGAGTTTCTCCTCGATGCAGACCCGGAACAGCAGATCCATGACGACACCGGCATTCTCGGGATCGAGGGACGCCACCGGCTCGTCGGCGAGCAGCAGGCCGGGCTTCTGCATCAAGGTTCGGGCGATCGCGATCCGCTGCTGTTGTCCGCCGGAGAGCGTGTCCGCGCGGCGCTCGGCGAAGTCGGCCAGCCCGACGCGATCGAGATGACCCAAGGCCTGGGCTCGCATGCTCTTCGGGTATGTCAGCGCGCCGTAGCGGGGCACCCGCAACTTGCCGAGACCCCCGATCAGGACGTTCTCCAGGCAGCTGAGTCGACCGACGAGGTTGAAGTGCTGGAACACGAATCCGACGTTGCGGCGCAACGCCCTCAGTTGCGCTTGCGAGGCGTTGTGCACATGCGTCCCACCGACCTCGACGGTGCCGGACGTCACCGGGTGCAGGCCGTTGAGGCACCTCAGCAAAGTGGACTTGCCGGACCCCGAAAGGCCGAGCAGCACGACCATTTCGCTGCGGTGGACGTCCAAAGACACATCGTCGAGCGCGGTGGCGTCGCCGAATTTCTTGGTGACGTTTCTCGCGGAGATGACGACGTCATCCCCGGCCACCTCGGGATGCAGCAGATTGCTCATCAGCCCTTGCACTTTTCCGAGCCGGTGACCTCACACACCTTGCGGACGCCGTCGTAGTCGCCGTCTGCTGCGGGGACCACGCCCCAGGCCCGCTCGTCGGTGATCAGGCAGCCGTCTTTCTCGCAGAACCCCTCGGCCTCCAGGGCCTCGGCATTGACCTTGGTGGTGAACAGCGTGGTCAGCTTCTCGACGGCCTCGGGTCCGAGAGAGTCGTTGGCCGCGAACACCGAACCGGCGATCATCTCCGACTTCCACACCGTCTTGAGCTGACCGGGCTGAAGGTCGCCCTTCTCGATCATCGTGCTGTCCACCATGCTGTCGAACGCGAAGCCCGCGTCGCAGTCTCCGGAGGCGATGGACAACGCGGAGGCATCGTGGCCGCCGGCGTAGATCGGCGTCATGGCTGCAGAGATGTCGGCTTCCGAACCTGACTCGACCACGCCGGCCTCGATCAGTCCGGCGGTCGGGTAGAGGAAGCCAGATGTCGAGCTGGGGTCGACGAAACACACCTTCTTGCCCGCGAAGTCGGCCAGGCCGTTGATATTGCTTTCCTCCGAGCGGGCCAGGCCGTAGGACTGATAGCCGGGCTCCGCGCCCTTCTCGCCGATGACCGCGCCCAGCGGGGTGAGCTTGGCGCCGTTGAGGCCGGCGACGACGTAGGCGAATGGACCGAAGAACGCGAGATCGACGTTATCGGCGATCATGCCTTCGACCACACCGGCGTAGTCGGAGGCCTGCACGAACTCGATGGTGGACCCGGTTTCCTTCTCCAACAGCTTGATGAGCGGCTCGTAGCTGGCCTGGAGGTCGGCAGAATTTTCTGCGGGTACGGCGGCCAACGTCATGGTCGCCGGGAAACCCTGCTCGTTGACGGAGTCTCCGCCGGAGTCGGATCCGGAACATCCGGACAGCGCGAGTGCCAGGCCGGCAACTGCAGCAGCTGCGGTGCGGCCGTGTCGATGGAGGCGAGTGGTCATGTGTCAGGTCCTTTTCGGTTGGCTCGGCGGCTTTTTCGGGTCAGGCGGACAGGATGAGTTGGGGGAAGTCGGCGACGGAGTCGAGCACGTGGGTGGCACCTGCGGCGCGCAGGGTCGGCTCGTCGTGTGCCCCGGTCAGGCAGCCCACGACCAGCGAAGCGCCGGCCCGCCGGCCCGACAGGATGTCGCTCCCGGTGTCGCCGAGAACGGCCACAGTCGCGACGTCGTCGACCTCGAGTCGCATCAACGCGTTGAGAACCAGGTCCGGATAGGGTCGACCGCGGCCGCCGTCTCCTGGTGCCAGCGTCAGATCGGCCAGGGTTTCCCAGCCGAGCGCGGCGAGGATTCGCTGTTGGGTGGCGGGGCTGAAACCGGTCGTCAGCGCAACCTTGACGCCGGCCGACTGGAGCTGCGAAATTGCCTCTGCCGCACCGGGGATCGGTTTCACACCGCCGTCGATGTACTGGTCGTAGGCCTTCTCGAACGTGGTGTTGGCCTGCTGGGCGCGATTCTCGTCGGAGAACAGTGCGCGGAACACCTCGATCTTCGATTGCCCCATGGTGTCGAGCACGTACTGACGGGCCGTCTCGCGTTCGGTGCCTTCGGCGGGCACGCCGACCGCAGTCGCCGCCTCGTCGAACGCTCGGATGACCAGGCCGCCGTCGGCGACTGTGGTGCCGGCCATATCCATGACGGCCAACGAGATCGCGGTCATCACGCCCCGGTCCTGAGAACGTCGGCGAGGCTTCGGGTTCTTGGCATGTGAATACCCTGAGCCTTGGTATAGACCAATGCGTGCACCCGACGGTAACGGCGAGTGAACAAGTGATGGCGCTTTTGGTCTATACCAAATTTATGAGTGCACCCGAACGTCGGCCTTGAGGGGCCGAAGGTTGTGTGGGGGCTACAGTCCGACGAGGTCGGCGGTCTGCTCTCCGAGGGCCGGACCCAGCGTCATTCCGCGGCCGCCGGGACCGGTGATCACCCATACGCCGTCGTCCGCCGCCGTCCGGCAGACCAGTTGGTTCGGGGCGGTGCACTGGCTGTAGACCCCGGCCCAGCGCTGCACGACCGGCGGGAGCGGCCGGCCGAGGAATTCTTCGACGACCTCGGTGAGGTAGGCGTACGGCGCCTCGTGGACGTCGAAATCGAACGGTTCTTCGTACGCGTGGGTGTCGCCGATGGTGAGTCCGCCGTGCAACCGCTGCATGCACAACAGCTGCATATGGTTCTCACCGGCAACGAGGTGCTGAGGCTCGTTGTGCCGCAGTTCATCCAACGCCGATCCCTGGAACGCGGGGTAGTAGCGGAAGCTGTCACCGTCGGCGATCGCGGTGGTCAGCTGTTCGTCGAGCGGTGCTGTCTGCATCATCTGCAGCCGCACCCTGCGCACTGGCAGGTCGCCGGCGATCTCGCGGGTCAGCCCGCCGTGTGCCGCGCCGGGGCACACCAGAATCGCATCTCCCTCGTGGCGATTGCCGCGGTCGTCGCGAACGGTGCGATCGGTGATCGACGTGGCTTCGGTGGAGGGGAGGAACCGGTAACGGCCGGTCGCCTCGAGGTAGGTGCGTATCGCGGGCAGCGCCTGCCGGGACTCGACGGCGGCGTCACGCGAACAGTGAAGCCCCCCGAGGAATTTGCCACGCAGAGCCGGATTCAGCGCCTGCACCCGATCGGGTTCCAGTAGTTCGAAACCCCGGGCCCCGGCATCCGGTCGCGCAGCGACGTCCTCGGCGACCGCGACCTCGCGGGGTGTGCGCAGCAACGTCAGCGATCCTGCCGGCCGGAAGCCGATGCCGGGAATCCTCCGGCCGAGATCTTCCCAGAGTTCACGCGAGCGCAGACTCGTTTCCAGTTCGTGCTCGGCGCGCCCCGAGACCCAGACCAATCCGAAGTTTCGCACCGTTGCGCCGCGTGCCTCGACCTCGCGTTCGAGGTGGGTGACCTGATGTCCACGCTTGACTGCTTCGAAAGCGTGTGCAGTGCCGAGGATTCCGCCTCCGATGACGATGACCCGCATCGAGCCCACCCTTCCTCGTCGATTGCGACGACACGGTGCCGCCCGGTGTCGTCGACACGAACGGCAGATGAACAAATGGTATAGACCAATTGGGATATACTGTATCGCATGTCTGTGATCGAGGAAACCGCGGCGTTACTGGGATCGCTTCGCGGGCAATGGGATGAAGAGGCCGTCGACGAACTGGACCATGCACTGCAGTCCGCCGCCCACGCGCTCGACGACCATGCCGACGACGAGTTGGTGCTTGCCGCTGCCTTGCACGACCTCGCGCGCAGTCCCCTGGTCGATGGATCTGCGGTCGTGGGTCACGACCACATCGCGCGCGAATGGCTGACACCCCGGTTCGGGATTCGGGTGGGGTGGTTGGCGGGCGCGCACGTGGCGGCAAAGCGCTATCTGGTCGCTACGGAACCGGGCTACGGCGACGGCTTGTCGCAGACGTCGGTGCTGTCGTTGGTGCGGCAGGGCGGCGCCGGGGTCGATGACGAGTTCGTCCGGCATCCGTGGTGGCCGGACGCACTTCGGTTGCGACGCTACGATGACGCCGCGAAGGATCCCTCGGCGACGGGTGCCACAATCGGGGACGTGCTCACCATCGCCGAACGCGTGCTCGCGAGGGATGTTCGGCAGCCACGATGACAGCCCGGTTACCGAAGCCGTACGTGGTGCGGACGGCCCTCGACGAAATTCTCTCCAGCCTCGTCGAGGGCGACTCCGTGCCCCCTGAACGGGAGCTTGCACTGCGATTCGGGGTGGCCCGCGAGACCGTGCGCCAGGCGCTGCACGAACTCCTGGTCGAAGGCCGTATCGAACGGCGTGGCCGGGGCACCGTCGTGTCGCGGCCCAAACTCACGCAACCACTGTCGCTGAAGTCCTACACCGAGGGTGCGATTGTGATGGGGCGGAAGCCCGGGCGATTCCTGGTCACGTGGGAGAACATTGCGGCTACCCCGGAAATGGCTGCCGCACTGGCCATTTCGCCCAAGCGTTCGGTCATGCATCTGGAGCGCGTGTTGCTCGCCGACGGCGAGCGCATCGGCCTGGAGAGCACCTATCTGCCCTTGCACCGCTTCGGTGACTTCAGGAAGACCTTCGACCCGGAGACGTCGCTGTACGCCGCCATCCGCGCTGCCGGTGTCCAGTTCGGCTCGGCCACCGAGCGGATCGAAACCGTGTTGCCGTCGCCGCGTGAAGCCGATCTGCTCGAGTCGACCACCGCGATGCCGATGCTGCTGCTGAACCGACGATCCGTGGATACCGACGACGAACCCATTGAACTGGTCCGCGCGCTGTATCGCGGTGACCGCGTCGCGTTCGAAGCCAAGCTGACGGACTGAGGATCAGCGCACCTGGGTGCGACCGCGTTCGATGACCGCACTGCGGCTGGCGGCGATGTCGTCACCGGAGGCGCTCTTCATCCACTCCCGGGCCGCGTCGGCCTCGAGCCAGAGGGCGCCGCTGTTCTGTGCGTCGTCGATGCGGTGATAGGAGGCCAACAGCGCCTGCACCGATCGTTGGTTGTTGCCGACGATCGACGTGGCGATGCGGCGGGCGACGCCGAGCAGATCACCGTGCGGAACCACTTCGGTGACCAGACCGGTGCGCAGTGCGTCCTCGGCGGACAGGTAGTCACCGGTCATGCTCATCCGGCGTGCCATCCCGACACCGACCTTCTGCGGCAGGCGCACCGACAGACCCCAGGTGGGCAGCAACCCGACGCGGGCGTGGGTGTCGGCGAAGCGGGCCTGCTCGGAGGCGATCAGGATGTCGCAGTAGAGGGCGATCTCGAGTCCGCCGGTCACTGCTGCCCCGTTGATGGCCCCGATCACCGGCTTGGTCATCGGCGGCCACTTGGGGGAGATGTCGGGAAGGTCGGTGGTGTCACCCAGTTCCTTGAGGTCGAGCCCCGCGCAGAACACCGGATCGGTTCCGGTGACGATGACGACGTCGACGCTGTCGTCGGCCTGTGCCTCCCGCAGCGCCGCGTAGAACTGCGTGCGCAGCGCCGACGACAACGCGTTACGTGCTGCGGGGCGGTTCAGGGTCAGCGTCCGGATCCGGTCGCGGGTGTCGATCAGCAGGACGTCGGTGGGCGCAGAGGCGGCAGGGTTGGGCACCCGCTCACCGTATCGGCACGGGTTTTCCGGCCTATCGTGGAGACCATGTGCCGAAACATCACCGAGCTGCGGGGTCTGGAACCGTCGGCCACATCCGAGGAGATCGAGGCCGCAGCGCGTCAGTACGTCCGCAAAGTCAGCGGGATCACCAGGCCCTCGGGCGCCAACGTCGACGTCTTCGAAGCCGCGGTCGCCGAGGTCACCGCGTCCACCGAGCGGCTGCTCGCCGGTCTGCAGCCACGCCGGCAGCCGCCGAAAACGGTTCCGCCGCTGCGTCGCCCGGAGGTCCGAGCCCGGCTCAACCTCCGATGACCGCGACGCTGACCCAGCCTGCGCTCAAGGAGTGGGGTGCGGTCGTGCATGCGTTGCTCGACGGCAGGCAGACCGTACTGCTGCGCAAAGGTGGTATCCACGAGAAGCGGTTCGAGGTGACCGCATCGCGTTTCCTGCTCTTCCCGACGGTCGCCCACAGCCACGCCGATCGGGTGCGCCCCGAGCATCACGACATCCTCGACTCGGCATCGGGGGACAGCACCGCCGACGACGTCGTGCTGCGTGCCGGTGCGCGGGTGGTGGCCGCGGTCGAGGTCACCAGGCCTGAGCAGCTGGATGCGATTGCGCTGCATCACATCTGGACGTCGGACTCGGTGCGTGCCGACCGGCTCGACTTCCGGCCCAGACATCGGCTGACGGTGCTGGTCGTCTCGGCGGCTCCGCTGGTCGAGCCTGTGCGGCTGGCGCGCACGCCTGACTACCGCGGCTGCTCGAGTTGGGTGCAGCTGCCGGTCGACCCGCAGTGGGCCGCACCGGTGCACGACCAGGCGACTCTCGAGGGCGTCGCCGCCGAGGTACGCCGATCAGTCGGTTGACGGCGGGCGCTCGCCGGCGGGCAGGATCAGCCGGGTAGCGGCTCCCAGGTGGACGGTGTGCCGGGCGGTGGCGAGCCTGGTCCCGGTGGCGGCGGACTCGCCGGTGCCGAGGTTGCGCAGGAACCGGGGGTGCGAGCCGCCGGCGATGACCACCCGGATGCGGGAACCCGCCGGAAACGTATGGGCGACTGCGTCGAGGTGAAGCCGCACGGTCCCGGAATCAGGCGCCGAGGCGAGGTACCCGTCGCTGACGTTGCGTGAGCGGCCGTGCTCGTCGACCTGACTGATCCGCACGAACAGGTCGTTGTGAGGGTTGGCGCAGGAGTGTTCCAGCTCGAGCGCCGGCGTCCCGACGACGTAGAGGTCGGCGGGCAGCGGGTCGCCGGTGAACGTCAACACATCGGCGCGACGGGCCAGAGACGTGTCGTCGCGGTAGCCGCCCACCGGGGACAGCAGTCGGCCCCCGACGGTGGGTGTCGGGTCGGCGGGGTTGTAGACGAAGGTCGCTGTGTCAGACGAGGTCGCGCTGCCGGACGAGGGAACGGTGTCCGACAGCCCGCCCGACGGCTGCAGGTAGAGCTCTCGCTCGGGCATCGCGGGCGGCCAGTCGGCGAGGTCGAGCCACCCCTGGCCGTCGAGGTGGATGCGCACCGGCGCCGATCGCTGCTCGGGCGCGCCGCCCAGATGGGTGTTGAGCCAGTCCAGCGATTCGCGGATCACGGTGGCGGCGGCCTTGGTCATCATGTGGCTGTGTGTCCACGGACCGACTGTGAGGCCGGTGGTCACCCCACGGTCGCGCAGCCGGTGGTACTGATGGAGGGTCTGGTCGACGAACAGGTCCTGCCAGCCGGTCAGCAGCAGCACCGGGATCTCTGCCCGGTCCAGCGCGTCGCGCAGATTGACCTTGGCCCAGAACGGATCGTCGGCCTGCGGGTGCTCGAGCCACGACTCGAACCAGCCTGCACCGTTCCCGAGCAGTGTCCGACTGGACTCGCCGAGCGGTAGTCCCAGCGATGCCTCGGTGACCCGTCGTTGGGCGCGGGCCTGGCGCATCAGCACCCGCAACCGCCGCGGGTCTTCCTGGTTGGCGACCAGATCACTCCAGCCCAGGAAGTCATTGAGGCCGAAAGACCCCGCACCCCAACGTGGCCCGCTGGCGTCGTGAAGTCCGACGGTGATCACCGCGGCCTTCATCTCCGGCGGGGGATCGGCCAGCAGCGCCCACTGGGTGAACCCCAGATACGACAGTCCCACGGTGCCGAAGGTGCCGGTGAACCACGGCTGGTCGCGCAGCCAGGCGACGGTGTCGGCGCCGTCGTCGATCTCGTGGACCATCGGGCTGAATTCGCCGCCGGAGCCGTACGTGCCGCGCACGCTCTGGATGAGCACGTGGTAGCCGCGCGCGGCGTACACCGAGCCGAACAGCGCGGCGAACGGCCAGCCACGCCCGTACGGCCCGCGGACCAGCAGCGTGCCCACCGGCGTCGTTGTCCGGGGCGCGTAGTGGTCGGCGACCAGGTCGACACCGTCGCGCATCGGCACCAGCTGTCCACGGTCGACGACAAAATCGGTGGTCGACGGTGGCAGCTCGAGCACACTGCTGAGCTTGCGCAGGACGGATTGCTGGAGCGTCACGCTGACGAGGCTACGCATCCGGCCGACGGGGACCGGAGGTCA from Mycobacterium sp. DL includes:
- a CDS encoding TIGR03364 family FAD-dependent oxidoreductase; translated protein: MRVIVIGGGILGTAHAFEAVKRGHQVTHLEREVEARGATVRNFGLVWVSGRAEHELETSLRSRELWEDLGRRIPGIGFRPAGSLTLLRTPREVAVAEDVAARPDAGARGFELLEPDRVQALNPALRGKFLGGLHCSRDAAVESRQALPAIRTYLEATGRYRFLPSTEATSITDRTVRDDRGNRHEGDAILVCPGAAHGGLTREIAGDLPVRRVRLQMMQTAPLDEQLTTAIADGDSFRYYPAFQGSALDELRHNEPQHLVAGENHMQLLCMQRLHGGLTIGDTHAYEEPFDFDVHEAPYAYLTEVVEEFLGRPLPPVVQRWAGVYSQCTAPNQLVCRTAADDGVWVITGPGGRGMTLGPALGEQTADLVGL
- a CDS encoding phosphate/phosphite/phosphonate ABC transporter substrate-binding protein, with the protein product MTTRLHRHGRTAAAAVAGLALALSGCSGSDSGGDSVNEQGFPATMTLAAVPAENSADLQASYEPLIKLLEKETGSTIEFVQASDYAGVVEGMIADNVDLAFFGPFAYVVAGLNGAKLTPLGAVIGEKGAEPGYQSYGLARSEESNINGLADFAGKKVCFVDPSSTSGFLYPTAGLIEAGVVESGSEADISAAMTPIYAGGHDASALSIASGDCDAGFAFDSMVDSTMIEKGDLQPGQLKTVWKSEMIAGSVFAANDSLGPEAVEKLTTLFTTKVNAEALEAEGFCEKDGCLITDERAWGVVPAADGDYDGVRKVCEVTGSEKCKG
- a CDS encoding DUF1802 family protein codes for the protein MTATLTQPALKEWGAVVHALLDGRQTVLLRKGGIHEKRFEVTASRFLLFPTVAHSHADRVRPEHHDILDSASGDSTADDVVLRAGARVVAAVEVTRPEQLDAIALHHIWTSDSVRADRLDFRPRHRLTVLVVSAAPLVEPVRLARTPDYRGCSSWVQLPVDPQWAAPVHDQATLEGVAAEVRRSVG
- the phnC gene encoding phosphonate ABC transporter ATP-binding protein, with the protein product MSNLLHPEVAGDDVVISARNVTKKFGDATALDDVSLDVHRSEMVVLLGLSGSGKSTLLRCLNGLHPVTSGTVEVGGTHVHNASQAQLRALRRNVGFVFQHFNLVGRLSCLENVLIGGLGKLRVPRYGALTYPKSMRAQALGHLDRVGLADFAERRADTLSGGQQQRIAIARTLMQKPGLLLADEPVASLDPENAGVVMDLLFRVCIEEKLTVVCTLHQVDLALGWAHRLVGLRGGQKVLDRPAVGMTRDDVMEIYQRVDPALSESSSTARKL
- a CDS encoding DUF2277 domain-containing protein; the encoded protein is MCRNITELRGLEPSATSEEIEAAARQYVRKVSGITRPSGANVDVFEAAVAEVTASTERLLAGLQPRRQPPKTVPPLRRPEVRARLNLR
- a CDS encoding phosphonatase-like hydrolase, encoding MTAISLAVMDMAGTTVADGGLVIRAFDEAATAVGVPAEGTERETARQYVLDTMGQSKIEVFRALFSDENRAQQANTTFEKAYDQYIDGGVKPIPGAAEAISQLQSAGVKVALTTGFSPATQQRILAALGWETLADLTLAPGDGGRGRPYPDLVLNALMRLEVDDVATVAVLGDTGSDILSGRRAGASLVVGCLTGAHDEPTLRAAGATHVLDSVADFPQLILSA
- a CDS encoding enoyl-CoA hydratase; the encoded protein is MPNPAASAPTDVLLIDTRDRIRTLTLNRPAARNALSSALRTQFYAALREAQADDSVDVVIVTGTDPVFCAGLDLKELGDTTDLPDISPKWPPMTKPVIGAINGAAVTGGLEIALYCDILIASEQARFADTHARVGLLPTWGLSVRLPQKVGVGMARRMSMTGDYLSAEDALRTGLVTEVVPHGDLLGVARRIATSIVGNNQRSVQALLASYHRIDDAQNSGALWLEADAAREWMKSASGDDIAASRSAVIERGRTQVR
- a CDS encoding HD family phosphohydrolase translates to MSVIEETAALLGSLRGQWDEEAVDELDHALQSAAHALDDHADDELVLAAALHDLARSPLVDGSAVVGHDHIAREWLTPRFGIRVGWLAGAHVAAKRYLVATEPGYGDGLSQTSVLSLVRQGGAGVDDEFVRHPWWPDALRLRRYDDAAKDPSATGATIGDVLTIAERVLARDVRQPR
- a CDS encoding alcohol dehydrogenase catalytic domain-containing protein, with the translated sequence MDSVAPRVTRAAVWTGAGIDVREVDIPELLDGELLVRIRLATVCGSDLHTVSGRRKAPCPSVLGHEAVGDVVAVGAGAAARVGQRIVWSVTVGCGQCARCRSGRTAKCLFVRKTGHEGFDGDWPLSGGYAEHIVLPKGIAVAEVPHELTDAVAAQAACATATVMATLDPAGTLVGRRVLICGAGLLGVTAAAACADAGAEVSITDIDPHRLELARRFGGVPDDGGPVDVAIDYTGATSAVGNALARLDVGGVLILAGSVLPGPSLAVDPEAVVRGWLTITGVHNYEPHHLFAAVRFLARTRDVYPWASIVSEPVGLDAISDALGPTPSGVLRSAVRP
- a CDS encoding CocE/NonD family hydrolase encodes the protein MTLQQSVLRKLSSVLELPPSTTDFVVDRGQLVPMRDGVDLVADHYAPRTTTPVGTLLVRGPYGRGWPFAALFGSVYAARGYHVLIQSVRGTYGSGGEFSPMVHEIDDGADTVAWLRDQPWFTGTFGTVGLSYLGFTQWALLADPPPEMKAAVITVGLHDASGPRWGAGSFGLNDFLGWSDLVANQEDPRRLRVLMRQARAQRRVTEASLGLPLGESSRTLLGNGAGWFESWLEHPQADDPFWAKVNLRDALDRAEIPVLLLTGWQDLFVDQTLHQYHRLRDRGVTTGLTVGPWTHSHMMTKAAATVIRESLDWLNTHLGGAPEQRSAPVRIHLDGQGWLDLADWPPAMPERELYLQPSGGLSDTVPSSGSATSSDTATFVYNPADPTPTVGGRLLSPVGGYRDDTSLARRADVLTFTGDPLPADLYVVGTPALELEHSCANPHNDLFVRISQVDEHGRSRNVSDGYLASAPDSGTVRLHLDAVAHTFPAGSRIRVVIAGGSHPRFLRNLGTGESAATGTRLATARHTVHLGAATRLILPAGERPPSTD
- the phnE gene encoding phosphonate ABC transporter, permease protein PhnE → MLPALTLAALIATLVSAWYIDFAPTTLIDGLDEVGRLLDRMFPPRLDDPGRIGGLAVETLLMALLGTVLAAVASVPLAFMAARNTTPHPAVYAVARAFITFCRAMPDLLFAVLFVRALGIGVLPGILALALHSIGMLGKLFADAIEQTDAGPREAVRSTGVGYFREMINAVIPQVIPSWIGTFIYRIDINLRMSVVLGFVGAGGIGFALQDALRGLIYPRALGIVLVILALIVAMELVAIGVRRTLLVPAQSNPRRDRAVRFISSGVLAGLTVAAFIVLQLNPLSLLTWVGPSVEVFTRMVPPNFDAVGTALWSAAAQTVAIGVVSTAIGIVLSIPVGILAARNVTPNGTLYWLARGWILAVRAVPELILAVIFVAALGLGPVAGTCALAIGSVGFLAKLVADSVEEIDSGPMEAVRSVGGGWWKTLFSAVIPQAMPAMVGSSLYMFDVNIRTSTILGIVGAGGIGYLLFESIRTLNFDVAGAIVLVIFVVVYAIERLSGWIRSRLV
- a CDS encoding GntR family transcriptional regulator, with amino-acid sequence MTARLPKPYVVRTALDEILSSLVEGDSVPPERELALRFGVARETVRQALHELLVEGRIERRGRGTVVSRPKLTQPLSLKSYTEGAIVMGRKPGRFLVTWENIAATPEMAAALAISPKRSVMHLERVLLADGERIGLESTYLPLHRFGDFRKTFDPETSLYAAIRAAGVQFGSATERIETVLPSPREADLLESTTAMPMLLLNRRSVDTDDEPIELVRALYRGDRVAFEAKLTD